Proteins from a single region of Sporosarcina sp. P33:
- a CDS encoding DUF402 domain-containing protein: MAIPKEGETIQIHSYKHNGKIHRVWQETLVLKGTRNIIIGGNERTLVTESDGRTWLTREPSICYFHAENWFNIICMLREDGVYYYVNMSSPFVYDEKSLKYIDYDLDVKVFPDMSYLILDEDEYADHKRQMNYPEVIDQILQDNLNKLLGWIKQRKGPFAPDFIDVWTSRYDFYKRIQDEQC, from the coding sequence ATGGCAATCCCAAAAGAAGGAGAAACGATACAGATCCACAGCTACAAACATAACGGCAAAATTCACCGTGTCTGGCAAGAAACGCTCGTATTAAAAGGCACACGCAATATCATTATCGGGGGAAATGAACGCACACTCGTTACGGAATCGGATGGACGCACATGGCTGACGCGTGAACCTTCCATTTGCTATTTCCATGCAGAAAATTGGTTCAACATCATTTGCATGCTGCGTGAAGACGGTGTTTACTATTATGTCAATATGAGTTCACCGTTTGTCTACGATGAAAAATCCTTGAAGTATATTGATTATGACTTGGACGTAAAAGTATTTCCGGACATGAGCTATCTGATCCTGGATGAGGATGAGTATGCGGATCATAAACGTCAAATGAACTATCCGGAAGTGATCGATCAAATCCTGCAGGATAACTTGAACAAGCTGCTGGGCTGGATCAAACAGAGAAAAGGTCCATTTGCACCCGACTTCATTGACGTATGGACATCACGTTATGATTTCTATAAGCGAATTCAGGACGAACAGTGCTAG
- a CDS encoding aromatic acid exporter family protein has translation MKLGARVFKTGIAIVFALFLAQLLGLPTSVFAGIAAIFAIQPSIYRSYLTIVEQLQGNLIGATVAVVFTLIFGPQLVVVGLAAVIVMTIMLKLGLEKSMSLALVTMIAVMEVKDEAFLTFALLRVGTILVGVLAAFIVNLVFMPPKYETKLFQAIHQAQDEIIRWTRLAARQASDHTAMKKSLSKLKERLIQIDQLYLLFKEERSYFKKTSATKARRLVVYRQMIGTTRSSYDVLKRLDKFENELINLPEHFRMMIQERLESLLVYHEQLHLKFVGKLKADLDDNEMESDFIQRQEVMNIFVKEIAITNEEEEFSSYHLLHVLSSMLNYEEQLEHLDTLITSYQTRFEDEENVLEDEFY, from the coding sequence ATGAAACTTGGTGCCCGCGTCTTTAAAACGGGTATTGCGATTGTTTTTGCCCTGTTTCTCGCACAATTACTCGGATTGCCTACCTCAGTATTCGCAGGTATTGCGGCGATTTTCGCAATCCAGCCTTCTATTTACAGATCGTACTTAACAATCGTCGAACAGCTGCAGGGTAACTTAATTGGCGCCACTGTCGCTGTAGTATTCACACTTATTTTCGGACCTCAGCTAGTGGTAGTCGGTTTGGCTGCCGTTATTGTTATGACGATTATGTTAAAGCTGGGTCTTGAAAAATCCATGTCACTTGCACTCGTTACAATGATTGCTGTAATGGAAGTAAAAGATGAAGCCTTTTTAACGTTTGCACTTCTGCGTGTCGGTACTATATTAGTAGGTGTCCTCGCAGCATTCATCGTGAATTTGGTATTCATGCCGCCAAAGTATGAAACTAAACTGTTTCAGGCCATTCACCAGGCACAGGATGAAATTATTCGATGGACCCGTCTTGCCGCCCGGCAGGCTTCCGACCACACTGCTATGAAGAAATCGCTGAGTAAATTAAAGGAACGTCTCATTCAGATTGATCAGCTGTACTTGCTGTTTAAAGAAGAGCGCAGTTACTTCAAGAAAACTTCCGCTACAAAGGCAAGACGGCTCGTCGTTTACCGGCAGATGATCGGGACCACACGCAGCAGTTACGATGTACTTAAGCGGCTGGATAAGTTTGAAAATGAACTCATCAATCTTCCCGAGCATTTCCGTATGATGATTCAGGAACGCTTGGAATCATTGCTTGTCTATCACGAACAGCTTCATTTGAAATTCGTCGGAAAGCTCAAAGCCGATCTTGATGACAACGAGATGGAAAGCGATTTTATACAGCGGCAGGAAGTAATGAATATTTTCGTAAAAGAAATTGCAATCACAAACGAAGAAGAAGAATTTTCATCTTACCATCTGCTCCATGTTCTCTCTTCCATGCTGAACTACGAAGAGCAGCTGGAACATTTGGATACGTTAATCACTTCCTATCAAACACGTTTTGAAGATGAAGAAAACGTGCTCGAAGATGAATTCTATTAA
- a CDS encoding YgzB family protein gives MKPYKNKINRIRSFALSLIFIGVVIMYIGIFFRSNEIVMLIFMFLGVIAIIGSTVVYAWIGTLSTRAVRIKCPNCGKHTKMLGRVDMCGHCREPLTLDPDLEGKEFDVSYNKKVKHDEQ, from the coding sequence ATGAAGCCTTACAAAAATAAAATAAATCGTATTCGTTCATTTGCCTTGTCACTTATTTTCATCGGGGTCGTCATTATGTATATCGGCATCTTTTTCCGTTCCAATGAAATTGTCATGCTGATCTTCATGTTCCTGGGAGTCATCGCAATCATCGGAAGTACAGTCGTATATGCATGGATCGGCACCTTGTCCACGAGAGCCGTCAGGATTAAATGTCCAAACTGCGGAAAGCATACGAAAATGCTCGGACGCGTTGATATGTGCGGACATTGCCGGGAGCCATTGACACTTGATCCGGATCTGGAAGGCAAAGAGTTTGATGTATCGTATAATAAAAAAGTTAAACATGACGAACAATAA
- a CDS encoding metal-dependent hydrolase, producing MDTGTHIAMGVAISGLALADTVVATEPATMSAVFAGIMVGSLIPDIDTVLKLRNNAVYLRNHRGITHSVPAVMLWPLLISILLTFIIPGAIFLHVWAWTFLAVFTHVFVDIFNSYGTQALRPFSQTWVAIGVINTFDPIIFGLHVIAITAWIVGTEPVVTMSTLYIVIFLYYLLRFAVKRAVKHAVKKTIPNAKEIFIAPTMNFFQWRIAATTDVNHYVGRAYGRSITLYDRFDRETMPMSPQVEAALKDQNMQAFVSFSPLYRWSISEVDDIYEVRLIDLRYRSKGYYPFVAVAHVNEDLEVVNSYTGWIFSEEKLRKKLNFAPNN from the coding sequence TTGGATACAGGCACACATATTGCGATGGGAGTCGCAATCAGCGGGCTTGCACTGGCGGATACCGTTGTAGCCACTGAGCCCGCCACAATGAGCGCTGTTTTTGCGGGTATAATGGTCGGTTCATTAATTCCTGACATTGATACCGTGCTGAAATTGCGGAACAACGCTGTTTATTTACGTAATCACCGCGGCATTACACATTCAGTTCCAGCTGTTATGCTATGGCCGCTGCTTATTTCCATTTTGTTAACGTTCATTATTCCGGGAGCAATCTTTCTCCATGTATGGGCTTGGACATTTTTAGCGGTATTTACACATGTATTTGTTGATATATTCAACTCGTATGGCACACAGGCTCTTCGGCCATTTTCTCAGACATGGGTTGCCATCGGTGTTATCAATACATTTGATCCGATTATTTTCGGACTTCACGTGATTGCAATCACGGCGTGGATAGTTGGCACAGAGCCTGTCGTTACGATGTCTACACTCTATATCGTCATATTTCTCTACTATCTGTTGCGTTTCGCTGTCAAACGTGCAGTAAAACATGCTGTAAAGAAGACCATTCCAAATGCGAAAGAAATATTTATTGCACCGACAATGAACTTCTTCCAATGGCGGATCGCAGCTACGACAGATGTAAATCATTATGTAGGACGGGCATACGGCCGTTCGATTACATTATACGATCGTTTTGACCGTGAAACTATGCCAATGTCTCCTCAAGTCGAGGCAGCTCTCAAAGATCAGAACATGCAGGCATTTGTTTCGTTCTCCCCTCTGTATCGCTGGTCAATTTCGGAAGTCGATGACATTTACGAAGTACGCCTGATTGATTTACGTTACCGCAGTAAAGGATATTATCCGTTCGTGGCGGTTGCGCATGTCAATGAAGATCTCGAAGTAGTCAATTCTTATACTGGCTGGATCTTCTCAGAAGAAAAACTTCGAAAAAAGCTGAATTTTGCTCCCAATAACTAA
- a CDS encoding YfhH family protein: MDTEKHYSEMNENELRTEIANLMEKARKAEQMGMVSEYAVHQRKAVLVQSYLVDPATIKPGEIYRIEGDDGVFFQVDYLKGLFAWGYRLGGEKAEEALPIAMLKDVKSGK, from the coding sequence ATGGATACTGAAAAACATTACAGTGAAATGAATGAAAATGAACTTCGCACTGAAATTGCGAATCTTATGGAGAAAGCGCGTAAAGCGGAACAGATGGGCATGGTCAGTGAATATGCAGTGCATCAAAGAAAAGCAGTGCTCGTTCAATCCTACCTTGTCGACCCCGCGACGATTAAGCCCGGCGAAATCTACCGGATTGAAGGGGATGACGGTGTTTTCTTCCAAGTGGATTATCTAAAAGGATTGTTCGCCTGGGGCTATCGCTTAGGCGGAGAAAAAGCAGAGGAAGCCTTGCCGATTGCTATGTTGAAAGACGTGAAAAGCGGAAAATAA
- the bcp gene encoding thioredoxin-dependent thiol peroxidase produces the protein MNQLEGKQAPAFTLPNENGEMVSLEEFKGKNYVVLYFYPKDATPGCTTEACDFRDAQPDFEDLNAVVLGVSPDPAASHQKFIAKHGLPFSLLVDEDHAAAEAYGVWKLKKNFGKEYMGIERSTFLIDPTGTVVKEWRKVRVKGHVEDALTTLRQLTK, from the coding sequence GTGAATCAATTAGAAGGAAAACAAGCGCCTGCATTTACACTGCCTAATGAAAACGGGGAAATGGTTTCATTAGAAGAATTTAAAGGGAAAAACTATGTAGTATTGTATTTTTATCCGAAAGACGCAACGCCGGGCTGCACGACAGAGGCTTGTGATTTTCGCGATGCGCAGCCAGACTTTGAAGACTTGAATGCGGTAGTGCTGGGAGTAAGTCCAGACCCTGCAGCATCTCACCAAAAATTTATTGCCAAACACGGGCTGCCGTTTTCATTGCTTGTAGATGAAGATCACGCAGCAGCAGAGGCATACGGCGTGTGGAAGCTGAAGAAGAATTTCGGCAAAGAGTACATGGGAATTGAACGGTCGACATTCTTAATTGATCCAACAGGCACTGTAGTGAAAGAGTGGCGGAAGGTCCGTGTGAAAGGCCATGTGGAAGATGCGCTGACGACATTGAGACAACTGACAAAATAG
- a CDS encoding D-2-hydroxyacid dehydrogenase produces the protein MKVLFTFKIKTTFKEQLKVKYPDVDFIYTTAIDEVPLDDIEVIVTDGGDLRDEHIVKAAALKWVMVAAVGVDTLPLEALQKRSIMVTNSHGVHKMPLAESVLAHLLSLERGLPGIYKRQPEKKWKLDTLPGEVNHSTAIIVGTGAIGGEIGRLLQAFHVYTIGCNRSGHESPFMDETISLEEIFEKLPEADYVISILPSTPQTRWIYQPEHFRAMKDTAVFMNVGRGDAVKEQYILDALKQNEIRHAVLDVFETEPLPENSPFWELTNCTVSPHMSSLSDQYVKRSLNIMDTNLNKWLSGDKNLINQVDLAKGY, from the coding sequence ATGAAGGTGTTATTCACATTTAAAATTAAAACAACCTTTAAAGAACAGCTGAAAGTGAAATATCCGGATGTTGATTTTATTTACACGACTGCAATTGATGAGGTTCCCTTAGATGATATTGAGGTCATCGTGACAGATGGAGGCGACCTGAGGGATGAACATATTGTGAAAGCGGCCGCCTTGAAGTGGGTAATGGTGGCGGCAGTGGGAGTCGATACATTACCGCTTGAAGCGCTGCAAAAGCGGAGCATCATGGTTACTAACTCGCACGGCGTACATAAAATGCCGTTAGCAGAGTCGGTATTGGCACATTTATTGTCGCTTGAACGCGGCCTGCCGGGTATTTATAAAAGGCAGCCGGAGAAAAAGTGGAAGTTGGATACGCTGCCGGGTGAGGTAAACCATTCTACGGCTATAATAGTAGGAACCGGGGCAATCGGAGGAGAAATCGGCCGGCTGCTGCAGGCATTCCATGTTTATACGATTGGCTGCAACCGTTCAGGCCATGAGAGCCCTTTTATGGATGAAACAATTTCATTAGAGGAGATTTTTGAGAAATTGCCGGAAGCGGACTATGTCATTTCTATCCTGCCGAGTACACCGCAGACGAGATGGATTTATCAGCCGGAGCATTTTCGGGCTATGAAAGATACGGCCGTCTTTATGAATGTCGGCAGAGGAGATGCTGTCAAAGAGCAATATATCCTGGATGCACTGAAGCAGAATGAAATCCGTCATGCCGTCCTGGATGTCTTTGAGACAGAACCATTACCTGAAAACAGCCCGTTTTGGGAATTGACGAACTGTACAGTGTCACCGCATATGTCAAGTCTGTCTGATCAATATGTCAAACGATCTCTTAATATTATGGATACCAATCTTAATAAATGGCTGTCAGGGGATAAAAATCTTATTAATCAAGTCGACTTGGCCAAAGGTTATTGA
- a CDS encoding glutamate-1-semialdehyde 2,1-aminomutase, with protein sequence MNRKNSEAIYAEALEHIVGGVNSPARAYGAVGGGAPTVMERAEGAYFYDVDGNRYIDYLGAYGPIITGHAHPHITKAITKAAENGVLYGTPTRHEVQFAKMLKEAIPGMDKVRFVNSGTEAVMTTIRVARAYTGRTKIMKFAGCYHGHSDLVLVAAGSGPATLGTPDSAGVPSSIAKEVITIPFNDPKSYKAAMEQWGDELACILIEPIVGNFGIVEPKEGFLELVHELAEKQGVLTIYDEVITAFRFHYGAAQTLLGHQPDLTAFGKIIGGGLPIGAYGGKKEIMEQVAPLGPAYQAGTMAGNPTSMLSGIACLEVLQEPGIYDEMDRLGGLLEDGILELAKKYNIKMTINRLGGALTLFFTDVTVENYKQAEATDGEIFGRFFKEMLKNGVNLAPSKYEAWFLTTAHTEQDINETLEAVERSFKAL encoded by the coding sequence ATGAACCGAAAAAATTCAGAAGCAATCTACGCAGAAGCACTGGAACATATTGTCGGAGGTGTCAACAGCCCGGCAAGAGCATATGGCGCTGTCGGCGGCGGGGCTCCTACTGTTATGGAACGTGCAGAAGGTGCTTATTTTTATGACGTTGACGGTAACCGATATATTGACTATTTGGGGGCTTATGGTCCAATCATTACCGGACATGCGCACCCCCACATAACAAAAGCGATCACAAAGGCAGCGGAAAATGGTGTTCTGTATGGTACACCTACCCGCCACGAAGTACAATTCGCGAAAATGCTGAAAGAAGCGATTCCGGGAATGGATAAAGTGCGTTTTGTCAATTCAGGCACCGAGGCCGTCATGACAACAATCCGTGTCGCAAGAGCCTATACCGGCCGGACAAAAATCATGAAATTCGCAGGCTGCTATCACGGCCACTCGGATTTAGTGCTTGTCGCTGCCGGATCTGGTCCAGCAACACTAGGCACACCGGATTCTGCCGGCGTTCCATCATCTATCGCGAAAGAAGTCATCACGATTCCGTTCAATGATCCCAAGAGCTATAAAGCGGCAATGGAACAATGGGGCGATGAACTGGCTTGTATTTTGATCGAGCCTATCGTCGGGAATTTCGGTATCGTTGAGCCAAAGGAAGGTTTCCTCGAACTTGTCCATGAGCTTGCTGAAAAACAGGGCGTTCTGACAATTTACGATGAAGTCATCACAGCTTTCCGTTTCCATTACGGAGCAGCACAAACATTGCTTGGCCACCAGCCTGATCTGACTGCGTTCGGGAAAATTATCGGCGGCGGCTTACCAATTGGTGCCTATGGCGGGAAGAAAGAAATCATGGAACAGGTCGCTCCGCTCGGCCCTGCGTATCAGGCAGGTACAATGGCAGGAAACCCGACATCTATGCTTTCGGGAATCGCTTGTCTCGAAGTGCTGCAAGAGCCAGGTATTTACGATGAAATGGATCGTCTGGGCGGTTTGCTTGAAGATGGAATACTTGAACTGGCGAAGAAATACAATATTAAGATGACGATTAACCGTCTGGGCGGGGCACTCACATTGTTCTTCACCGATGTGACTGTCGAGAATTATAAGCAGGCAGAAGCAACTGACGGGGAGATATTCGGACGCTTCTTTAAGGAAATGCTGAAAAATGGTGTGAACCTGGCGCCGTCTAAGTACGAGGCATGGTTCCTGACTACTGCCCATACTGAACAGGATATAAATGAAACACTCGAAGCGGTTGAACGTTCATTTAAAGCACTTTGA
- the perR gene encoding peroxide-responsive transcriptional repressor PerR: MPGVFLKDALVTLKESGVRITPQRHAILEYLITSKSHPTADEIYKALEADFPNMSVATVYNNLRVFQNSGLVKELTYGDASSRFDFVTHDHYHIICDDCGKIVDFHHPGLEEVERLAAHVTGFQVNSHRLEVYGTCPQCAAKQNSEAK, from the coding sequence ATGCCAGGAGTGTTCTTGAAAGATGCGCTCGTTACATTGAAAGAAAGTGGTGTTAGAATTACTCCGCAACGACATGCGATTTTGGAGTATCTGATCACTTCTAAGTCACATCCGACTGCCGATGAGATTTATAAAGCGCTTGAAGCGGATTTTCCTAATATGAGTGTAGCGACTGTATATAATAATTTACGTGTTTTCCAAAACTCAGGACTTGTAAAAGAGCTGACGTATGGAGACGCATCAAGTCGTTTTGATTTTGTAACACATGATCATTACCATATTATTTGTGACGATTGCGGAAAGATTGTGGATTTTCATCATCCCGGTCTGGAAGAAGTGGAACGGCTTGCGGCACATGTAACTGGATTCCAAGTGAATTCACATCGTTTAGAAGTGTATGGCACATGTCCGCAGTGCGCAGCAAAACAAAATTCGGAAGCAAAATAA
- a CDS encoding nucleotidyltransferase-like protein: MLRPVYQERASLPDTLSVLLIGNQREDDPITDTFDEILFIITQDNSIPIQTKHYTDGKRKAAMHIISERQLTHWLLVGTNKKIIDWLILGKVYFDRDEYAERLKQRLSDEPLFGRGIKMGMELAKMIRAYNEGKIHFERKQYMDSYLSAINTLHYLARLVAVKHNVLPENTVWSQMKKIDPAVYKLYEELISSEEEVEKRLDLVFLASEFYIHNYTNEAAGHLMNIMSKKESWTIQQLHEQDELSLYSSDLEFFIEYLADKDLIEINQIPSKNELLFHREYRIIRAR, encoded by the coding sequence ATGCTGCGGCCTGTTTATCAGGAAAGGGCCAGTTTGCCTGACACATTAAGCGTACTTCTTATAGGAAACCAAAGAGAAGACGATCCAATTACCGATACATTTGATGAGATTTTGTTCATTATTACGCAAGACAATAGTATACCAATCCAGACAAAACACTACACAGACGGTAAACGCAAGGCGGCAATGCATATCATTAGCGAGCGCCAGCTGACACATTGGCTGCTTGTAGGAACCAATAAGAAAATCATCGATTGGCTGATATTAGGTAAAGTATATTTCGACCGTGATGAATATGCAGAGCGTTTGAAGCAGCGTTTATCAGACGAGCCGTTATTTGGCAGAGGAATTAAAATGGGGATGGAATTAGCCAAAATGATTCGCGCTTATAATGAAGGGAAAATTCATTTTGAAAGAAAACAGTATATGGATTCCTATTTATCCGCAATCAATACACTGCACTATCTTGCAAGGCTGGTGGCCGTCAAACATAACGTCCTGCCTGAAAATACAGTCTGGTCGCAAATGAAAAAAATAGATCCGGCCGTTTACAAATTATATGAAGAACTGATCAGCAGTGAGGAGGAAGTAGAGAAACGTTTGGATCTGGTATTTCTGGCAAGCGAGTTTTACATTCATAACTACACGAACGAAGCAGCGGGCCATTTAATGAATATCATGAGCAAGAAAGAGTCCTGGACAATACAGCAATTGCATGAACAAGACGAATTGTCGCTGTATTCTTCCGATCTCGAGTTCTTCATTGAGTACCTGGCAGATAAAGATTTAATTGAAATCAATCAAATACCATCTAAAAACGAGTTGCTTTTTCACAGGGAGTACCGTATTATAAGAGCTCGATGA
- the mutY gene encoding A/G-specific adenine glycosylase has product MQIIEQKKAFQDALLGWYEAEKRDLPWRRTDNPYYIWISEVMLQQTRVETVIPYYERFIERFPTMQDLSDAPEEDILKMWEGLGYYSRVRNLQSGVREVVETYGGQVPNNRKEISTLKGVGPYTAGAILSIAYGVPEHAVDGNVMRVLSRILLIEEDIALARNKKLFEQAVMELISEEDPSSFNQALMELGATICTPNPHCLLCPVRDFCIAFSEGKQQQLPIKIKKQKMKHVSLAAFAIQNEEGNWLMQKRPDTGLLAGLWEFPMTELQDAPAVETFEKEHHVKLKNSIELTRFSHVFSHITWDIHVYRAQLDSEPFEKDLQFFTKQQVEALPKSKPVLKIIEQMEW; this is encoded by the coding sequence ATGCAAATCATTGAACAGAAGAAGGCTTTCCAAGACGCCTTATTGGGCTGGTATGAAGCTGAAAAAAGAGACTTGCCTTGGAGAAGAACCGATAATCCTTACTATATTTGGATCTCGGAAGTCATGCTGCAGCAGACGCGCGTAGAAACCGTTATCCCGTATTATGAACGTTTCATTGAAAGATTTCCGACTATGCAGGATTTGTCAGATGCACCGGAAGAGGATATTTTGAAAATGTGGGAAGGGCTCGGTTATTATTCCAGAGTGCGTAATTTGCAGTCGGGTGTGCGCGAAGTAGTTGAAACGTATGGAGGACAAGTGCCAAATAACCGAAAAGAGATTTCCACGTTAAAAGGAGTAGGACCTTATACAGCAGGTGCTATTTTAAGTATTGCCTATGGTGTGCCGGAACATGCAGTGGATGGAAATGTTATGCGGGTGCTGTCGAGAATTTTATTGATTGAAGAAGATATCGCCTTGGCGCGCAATAAAAAACTGTTTGAACAAGCCGTGATGGAATTAATATCCGAAGAAGATCCATCTTCCTTCAATCAGGCGCTGATGGAACTAGGAGCGACAATCTGTACGCCGAATCCTCATTGCCTACTATGCCCGGTCCGTGATTTTTGTATCGCATTTTCAGAAGGAAAACAACAGCAACTGCCGATCAAAATAAAAAAACAAAAAATGAAGCATGTGTCACTGGCTGCATTTGCGATTCAAAATGAAGAAGGGAACTGGCTGATGCAAAAACGACCGGACACCGGCCTGCTCGCAGGCTTATGGGAATTCCCGATGACGGAGCTGCAGGATGCGCCCGCTGTCGAGACATTTGAAAAAGAGCATCATGTAAAATTAAAAAACAGTATTGAACTGACACGGTTTTCCCACGTCTTTTCCCATATTACATGGGACATTCATGTATATCGTGCGCAGCTGGACAGTGAGCCATTCGAAAAAGATTTGCAGTTCTTCACGAAACAGCAAGTGGAAGCACTGCCTAAATCAAAACCTGTCCTGAAGATCATTGAACAGATGGAATGGTAA
- a CDS encoding gamma-type small acid-soluble spore protein — MPKQPKNNAQQDPSQTDANQVRKQNAQSAMQQSMNEEFASETDVNQVRQQNAQSAKNMQSSSSAMQSSMNEEFASETDVNQVRQQNRKSEANKQQASGARANQNNNSN; from the coding sequence ATGCCAAAGCAACCAAAAAACAACGCGCAGCAAGATCCATCTCAAACAGATGCAAATCAGGTGAGAAAGCAGAACGCGCAATCTGCGATGCAGCAATCGATGAATGAAGAGTTCGCTTCCGAGACGGACGTCAATCAAGTACGTCAGCAAAATGCACAGTCTGCAAAGAATATGCAGTCTTCTTCGTCCGCGATGCAATCATCTATGAACGAGGAGTTTGCATCTGAAACAGATGTCAACCAAGTGAGACAGCAAAACCGTAAATCAGAAGCGAACAAGCAGCAGGCTTCTGGAGCACGTGCAAATCAAAACAATAACTCAAACTGA
- a CDS encoding ABC transporter ATP-binding protein, with product MGESIKRYLQFVKPYNWQIVLTVLIGVVKFSIPLFLPLLIKIVIDDIIGSPTMSDPDKTKYLFYWLGGTIIVFFLIRPPVEYYRQYYAQYVSNKILFDIRQSLYSHLQKLGLRFYSNTRAGEVISRVINDVEQTKNFVMIGLMNVWLDLATIVIAIIIMLTLDVQLTLVTLIAFPFYAFSVKYFFGRLRQLTRKRSQSLADVQSYLHERVAGVSIIKSFAIEDKEQERFDEVNNKFLDRAIEHTRWNAKAFAVVNTITDVAPLLVIGYAGYQVINGSLSVGTMVAFIAFIERLYSPLRRLVNSSTSLTQSFASMDRVLDLMNEKYDVTDQEEAKALPPIDGEIEFDHVSFAYEEEEVLSNVSLKIRPGETAALVGMSGGGKSTIISLIPRFYDVTAGAIRIDGYDIRDIQVKSLRDQIGMVLQDSILFSDSVKSNILMGKPEASDEEVIAAAKAANAHDFIETLSEGYDTRVGERGVKLSGGQKQRIAIARVFLKNPALLILDEATSALDLESEALIQESLDRLAKERTTLIVAHRLSTITHADCIYVIDHGELKESGTHQELMEQNGTYAGLFNRQELGG from the coding sequence ATGGGTGAAAGCATTAAACGCTATCTTCAATTTGTAAAGCCGTATAATTGGCAAATTGTCCTCACCGTTCTGATCGGTGTTGTGAAATTTTCCATCCCTTTGTTTTTGCCATTATTGATTAAGATTGTAATTGACGATATTATCGGTTCGCCGACGATGAGTGACCCTGATAAAACAAAGTACTTATTTTATTGGCTTGGCGGCACCATTATCGTGTTCTTCTTAATTCGTCCGCCTGTCGAATATTATCGCCAGTACTATGCACAATATGTAAGTAATAAAATCCTTTTTGATATTCGTCAGTCATTGTACAGTCACTTGCAGAAGCTAGGTCTGCGTTTTTATTCCAATACGCGCGCGGGTGAAGTGATTTCACGCGTGATCAATGATGTCGAGCAGACAAAGAACTTTGTTATGATTGGCCTGATGAATGTCTGGCTGGATCTGGCGACGATTGTTATTGCGATCATCATCATGCTGACATTGGATGTGCAATTGACTCTCGTTACGCTGATTGCGTTCCCGTTCTATGCATTTAGCGTGAAATATTTCTTCGGCAGGCTGCGCCAATTGACGCGCAAACGATCTCAGTCGCTTGCCGATGTGCAAAGCTACCTGCATGAACGTGTGGCGGGTGTCAGTATCATCAAAAGTTTTGCGATTGAGGACAAAGAACAGGAACGTTTTGACGAAGTGAATAATAAATTCCTGGACCGCGCGATTGAGCACACGCGCTGGAACGCCAAAGCGTTTGCAGTTGTGAATACCATAACTGATGTAGCGCCATTACTCGTCATCGGCTATGCGGGCTATCAAGTCATTAATGGCTCATTATCTGTCGGGACTATGGTAGCGTTCATCGCGTTCATTGAACGGTTATATTCACCATTGCGCAGACTGGTTAATTCATCTACCTCCTTAACACAGTCATTTGCTTCTATGGACAGAGTGCTGGATTTAATGAATGAAAAGTATGATGTAACGGATCAAGAAGAGGCAAAAGCCTTGCCGCCGATTGACGGTGAAATCGAATTTGATCACGTAAGTTTTGCCTATGAAGAGGAAGAGGTTCTGTCGAATGTCAGCTTGAAAATCCGTCCGGGAGAAACGGCGGCATTAGTCGGAATGAGCGGCGGGGGAAAATCGACCATTATCAGTCTGATTCCGCGATTTTATGATGTGACAGCTGGTGCGATCCGTATCGACGGATATGATATCCGGGATATTCAAGTGAAATCTCTGCGTGATCAGATCGGGATGGTGCTTCAAGATTCAATCCTATTCAGTGATTCTGTTAAAAGCAATATACTGATGGGGAAACCGGAAGCGTCGGATGAAGAGGTAATCGCTGCAGCAAAAGCGGCGAATGCTCATGATTTCATCGAAACATTGAGTGAAGGGTATGACACGCGGGTTGGTGAGCGCGGTGTGAAGTTATCGGGCGGTCAAAAACAGCGAATCGCGATTGCACGTGTATTCCTGAAAAATCCTGCTTTGCTTATTTTGGATGAAGCAACGTCAGCGCTGGATTTGGAAAGTGAAGCGCTCATTCAGGAGTCGCTTGATCGGCTGGCCAAAGAGCGGACGACTTTAATTGTCGCGCACCGTCTTTCTACGATCACACATGCAGACTGTATTTATGTGATTGACCACGGAGAATTAAAAGAATCAGGCACCCACCAGGAATTGATGGAGCAAAACGGCACGTATGCCGGGCTGTTCAATCGACAGGAACTCGGCGGATAA